In Kineosporia sp. NBRC 101731, the DNA window GATCTTGAGTTTCTGGGCGACCTCGTCGCGGCTGTCGTGGCAGGCCGTGTGGTGGAGACATTCGCCGCGAGTAGATCGACCGTTGCCTTCGCGCTGAGCAGCGGGGGCATAGTCCGTGAAACGGGATACGGAGGCGGCCTGGTCTCGCTCATCCCGTTGCCTGGATGGCGACGCTGGGGCCGCCGTATCCAGTACGAGCCGTACGCCGCTGCGAGACGGTGACGTGGTGAGGGGCCCATCCGTCCTCAGCCGCTCCTGCAGGGGTCGGCATGGTGATCCGGGGCCGGGGCACCAACCACCCCAAGGAGCTCGGCTGGGCCTTGAAGTCATCGGTGTCGTGATCGGCAGCGCGATCCTGTATGTGACCGTCCCCGGGATCGCGCTGGGCATGACCGGCGAGGGGTGCCTGCGATGTTGTGGCGTCCCCGATCCCACTGGTCGCGCACGCAGCGGCCCACCGATACCCCGTACTCCCCCTGCAGCTGGCCGCCCTGCTGGTCTGGGTCCTCGCGCTGGTCGTGATGATCGTCTGGGGCCTGGCCCTGACCGTGATCCAGGCCATCGACGGCACCGGCATGGACGACACCCGTTCCCAGACGGCCACCGCCGGCGCCCCGGGCCCAGGCGCAGCTGCGCCGCACCGCAGAGCAGACACCCAGGCTGCACGCGATGAGCTGGCGGCCGTGCCGATGCCGGACAACGGCGATCCGGATGCGCACCTGCCTCGGACATGACGAGCGAAAAGCCACAGCTGATGAAGGTGCCGACGGCTACCGGTATCGGCCCGGCGGGAGTGAGTACCGGTTTCGGTCGCATGCCCGAGAGTGCCGTGGCCCAGCTGGCCGCGATCGATCAGGCCGCCATGGAGTCGGTGTCCTTGACCGGTGGCCACGCCCTCATCAGTTCGTGGGCGGTACCTGGCGGCCTGACCCCCTCGTCGTGGTCGGTCAGCAAGTCCATGACCGAGCTGCTGAACGCTGCAGAGCTACCCAGCACCGGCTCCCCCCAGCTGTCGGTGCGGTTCGTCCCGGCGATGGGCCTGATCAAGGGCCGCGTAGGAGACGACTACGTCGTGGCCTGCGTGGATTACGTCGCCGAGACGGCCATGCATGCCACCGCCACCGCAGCGGTGGCCGACTGCCAGCGGATGACCTGGGTGAAGGACCATGACCAGACGCCTGGACTGTGGCCGATGATCGTCTCGGACACGATGCCCTCCACCGGCGCCCTGGTCGGTATCGACTGGCTGTCCGGCGGGACCTTCTCCGCCGATCCGATCGGCTGGACCCTGGCCAACACCGCCGGAGTCAGTAGCCTGACCCAGAATCCAGTAACCCGACTCCGGCCAACACGGGGCACATCAGCCTCGGGACACTCCGGGGCGGTTCAAACACGCGTTCCGAGCCCCGCTGGTGCGGGGCGCGCGGTGCAGCTTGATCCGCAGCACCCGGAGGCACTACTGCAGAAGCTGGGCAGCTGCCAGCCGTGCCTCCGCGGCCCAAGCAATCGATGGTTCAGCGTGGGCTCCGACCATTGCCCCGTCGTACAGCATGGCTAAACGGATCGACGTTGCAACGGCATCGTCGACCCCTACCTGCCGGGCGAGGTCGGCGAAAAGGCTGCGCACCCAGCTGCGATGGCTCAGGTTGACGGTATGGGCCGGCGAGTCTTTCGTGCTCTCGGCCTCCGCGTTGATGAACGGACACCCATTGAAGTCCTCGGTGGTAAACCATTGCCCAAGGAGATCGAAGACCATGAGGATCTTCTCCATCGGAGAGGCCCCAGATGCGTCGAGCTGCTTGGTCACGTGCTCTTGCCAGGCGAGGCTGCGCCCAGCTACGTACGCTCCCACCAGGTCGTCCTTGGTACGAAAGTACGTGTACATGGATGCTTTGGAAACGTTGGCCGCCTCGGCGATCGTGTCGACGCCGGTAGCGTGGATGCCGTTGGTGTAGAAGAGATGATCTGCCGTCTTCACCACCCGCTCAAGAGCAGGACGTCGGCGAGTTCGGGGCGTGGTGCTTGCCAAAGTGACCTCCTTGAACCCGATCCTTCACTCTACGCCGCTGCGTGATCGCCCCTGCGTAGGCCCCCCTGTGTGGGTGGCGCCCACACAGGGGCGGGATGAGTCAGTTCTGCTGCTGGTAGGCGAGGTCGGCTGCGGTGAGTCCTTCAAGAGCCATGCCGAAGGGGACGTCCTGGGTGAGGCGGCGGCGGAGGTTGAGGTTGAGGGTCTGCTTCTGCAGGGAGCGGTAGAGCGCAGGCTTGGCGGCGAGCTTGCGGGCGATCTCGAGGCCGCGCTCGAGAGCGCGGTCGTGCTCGACGACCTCGTTGACCACGCCCCACTGCAGCGCAGTTTGGGCGTCGATGTTCTCGCCGGTCCACAGGAGGTACTTCGCGCGCTGGGTGCCGGCGATCTCTTCCCAGACCACGTGGAGGCCGTCGCCGGCGGTGATGCCGAAAGCGGGGTGCGGGAAGTCGCCGTAGGTCGCCTTCTCGGATGCGATGTGCACGTCGGCGAGGAGGAGGTACTCGGAGTGGATCGTAGCGGTGCCGTTGGCGACGCCGATGACCGGCATCGGGAGGTCGAGGAGGCGCTCGAGGACCTTGCGCCCCTCAACGCGGGTCTTCTCCCATGCGGCGGGCTTAAAGATCTCACCCAGGCTGGGGCCGTCGATGTCCTTCATGAAGTGCTCGCCCGTGCCGGTAATCACGAGGGCCTTGTTGTCGCGGTCGAGGGAGATGTCCTCGAGTGCCTGAGGGAGGTCCTCGTGGGTCTGACCGGTGAAGGTCAGCGGCCCGCCGTTGGTGTGGAAGCGAAGGACGAGCACGCCGTCATCCCCCCGCTCGAAGGCGAGGTTCTCGTACTTGTCGAAGTAGGCGGGCGTGGTCATGGTGACTCCCAGGTCGATGCATTAACTGAACAGGTCCGTTCGGTTATGGCTTAACCATACTGATCTGTTCAGCTAAGCGCAAGGCTGGACCGCCTCTGTCGTGAGACGCGCTTCGACGAGGGCCGTAGCCCCCCGTTGGCTGATCGGTGGAGCCGGCGTGACGACGTTTGCCGACACGGCCTACATCGGTGCCGGGGCCACGATCCGGGCGCCGTTCCGCCGCGTGCGTCGTGACCCGGGCTCGCGTCTGTTCGTTCGTCGTGAGCTTCCGACTGGCCAAAAGGCCGTCAACACGTCGATCTCACAGATGCGCGCTCCGGGCGAGCGAGCCAACGCCGAGCTCAAGAACTGGCGGATCCTTCAGAAGATCCGCTCCAGCCCGGCTCACGCAACGTGCCTGGTGAACGCGGTTCAGGTCTTGATCCTTAACTCCTGAGGAGGTTGGAAAACCCTCAGTAAACCCCAACGTCGCGCCAGGGCCCAGGTGATCGCGGTACGCACCTGCGGGAACGTCCCGGCCGAGATCGTGAACCCCTCCGGCGGTGGGACGTCGGCACCCGAGCCGCCACCCTCCCCGCCGGCGTCATCGCCGTTCGCCGACCGCCAGTTCGGCCGTCAGCAGAGCCTATTCGCCGTAGGAACCCGAGTTCGGCGCCTTCGGACCCAGCACGTGATCACCGACCGCAAACGCCTCAAGGTCCTGGCCCAACGCCTCGACCACGCCGGCGGCCTCCTACCCCAGAACGGCGGCAGGTCAGGACTGGGTATGTCTTTCATCCAGCCCGCGCGAATCTTCCAGCCGTCGGGTTGACCGCGGCGGCGTGAACAGCGACGAGCAAATGGCTTTTTCCCGGAGCAATTTTCGGCTGATGTCAGAAGTCCTGGTGCTCGGGACGGCCGTACCGGGTGAAGCCGAACACCTTCGACATGATCATCCCTCCGCCATCCGGAGCCGCTCCGGACAGGAACGACCCGGTTCCGAACGTATGCCCGTCCACCCGGGTGGGTCATCCGAGATGCACCCGGGGAGTTCCGGCGCTTCCTGTCTCTTTCCTTCAGCCCGAACGTCCGTAGAGGCAACCTTCAGAGCCCTCAGCGACCGTTTCGTTGAGGCACCGTCAAATGCAGGGTAAGTCCCATTCCCTTAACAAAGTTGCTGTGGTGCAGAACTCATCCCTGGGGCTACGGTCCCGCCCGGGATGACCGGTCGCGTCGATGCGCGTTATGGGTGAGGGAAACACATGGTGCACTGGCGAAGGATCGCCGCTGTGGGCGCGGCCGTAGCCGTCACGGCCGGCGTGCTGACACAGACCGGGATCGGGGTCAGCTCGGCCGCCGAGCCGGGCATCTGCAACCAGCAGTGCGACGGCCTCGACGCGGCCCGGACCGCGAAGGACCGCACCCCCGTGACGTCCACCCTGTACGGGCGCACCTTCACCGTGCACATCGACGACACCACCTCGATGGGCTGGGCCACACTCGCCACCGGCAAGGCCGGGGACCAGGTCTGGCTCGACCGTTCCTTCGACGGCGGCAGGACCTGGGGCAGCGGCAGCCGCCTGGGTGCCACCAGCATCGCGGCCAACGCCACCAGCACCCGCACCACCATGTTCAACGTCGACGACTGGGCCGCCCGTGGAGTGGGTGCGCTGCGGGCCTGTGGCAAGGCCGGTGACCGCACCGAGATCACCTGTACCGCCTGGACGCGCAGCACCTGGAACGCCGGGAACCGGCGTACCGCAGCGGCAACCAACCTGATGATGAGCTACGACCAGTCCACCGGGCTTTTCGACAAGAACGCCTGGTGGACCAGCGCCAACGCGCTGACAGCGTTGATCGACAACATCCGGACCACGAAGATGGCCAGCTACCGGTACGCCATCGCCAACACCTACGACCGGCAGGTCAACGCCTACGACGGCCAGTTCCGCAACGAGTTCCTGGATGACACCGGCTGGTGGGGCCTGGCCTGGATCGCGGCCTATGACCTCACCGGCGAGCAGCGCTATCTGGACACCGCCCGCGCCGACGCCGAGCACATGCACCGGTACTGGGACACCACCTGCGGTGGCGGCATCTGGTGGAAGACCGACCGCAAGAATAAGGTCGCCATCGCCAACAGCCTGTACATCCAGCTCAATGCCGCGCTCGCCCAGCGCGTTCCGGGTGATACGACCTACCGCGCCCGGGCGAGCGCGGGCTGGTCGTGGTTCAGGGGCACTGGCATGCTCACCAGCGGAAACATCGTCATCGACGGCATCGACCTCAAGACCTGCAAGGGTGCCAGCGGCCCCCTGACCTACAACTCCGGCGTCCTGATGAACGCCCTCGTGCAGCTGAACAAGGCCACCGGCAACGCCGATGCCCTGGCCACCGCCCAGCGCATCGGTGACGCCTCCACGACATCGACCGCACTGAACAAGGACGGAATCCTGCGCGAGCCGGGGGAAGGCGAATCCTGCACCGGCGACCAGCCGTCCTGGAAGGGCTCGTACCTGCGCGGGCTCGGGGTACTGAACCAGGCCACCAGCGGTAGGTACAACGCGTACCTGACCCGGCAGGCCGACACCGCCTACGCCAAGGACCGCAACAGCCTGGACGCTTATGGCATCCACCTGGCCGGACCCTTCGTCCCCAGCGCCCACGCTTGCCAGCACACGGCGCTGGACCTGCTCAACGCCGCCCCCTGAGCCGACTCTCATCCACCGGTAGCGGCATCGATATCCAGCTGTAGCTGGCGTTTGCCTGATTGTGAGGTCCGGGCCGAGGGCAGGCGGGCCTCACGATCATGATCTTCCGGACGTGAGGGCGCCGGTTACCGGCCGGGTACCGGGCGTTGGCCAGCGCTCTGCCCCACCCCTGTCACCGCGGCCCTCCCCGGATGCCCTGGCCTTGTCCGGCGCCCGGCTGGCGACTTCGGGCGGGGACCAGGGACCGGTGACGGCCGTCGCCCGTCCACGGTAGGCGGGTCTCGACGCGGTGCAACCAGAACGAGATTCCCAACAGACCATCCGGTTCGAGAAGTTCTGCCCGGCAAGCTTTTCCGGTGCAGAGCGGTCGATCAGCCGGCGGCCGCGATGTTGTGGTTCGCGCGGAAGAGATTTTCCGGGTCGTGGTGCTGCTTGATCGTGACGCGCCGGTCGTAGCGTCCACGCCCGCTTCCCGTCCTACTCCGACGGTGCCGGTAGCGAAGCCGGTGACCCGGACCGTGCCGCAAGAGCCATCATCACGGCCCTGAACGCTGACAAAGCCACCTCTGCGTCTGCCGATCGGCAACTATGTCGTGGACGGCGCCTTGGACAAGCTCGAGCAGATCCGCGCCGATGTCACCACCTGGGAGCAGGTCGCGCGCAGCGCCGACGTCCCCGAACGGGTCAGCGTTCGCACACCCGGCGCCTCGAACTCCGATGAGTGATCCACCGTCCGGGGTAGCGCCGCGACACTACCCCGGACTCAGCCCGGCGATGCCGATGAATTGAGCTCGGTGAAAATACCCTTCGTTTCACGTCCCCGGGATCCAAGGAGATGTTGGTGCCCTACTACCAGTTGCCCGACCTGCCGAAACGCGATGGCGAGTCCTACCGCGACGCCCTCATCACGAGAGAACCGGACCGACTGGCAGAGCTGTCCCACTGGATCCTCAGCACCCAGGGTCCATGGAACGACCTCGACGCCTCCCTCGACAGCCTTCGGCCGTTATGGGTGTGGTTCATGGACTTCGTCAACGCCGGCTGCCCGGGGATTCCCATCGGTGCACACGGCATGAACTGGGTCGCCGAACCCCACAGGGGGCTGTCAAAGTCCTTTGACCCGGCTCTGACCTGCGAAGTTATAGCGTGACACTCCGTGTCCGATTGGTGACGGATGTGACCTGAACCGTTTTGATGGGGTTACCACACCAAACCATCGGACCCCGGGGCCACATCCGCCATGTCATCCTCTCGCACTGCCGTCGATCCTGCTGCCGCAACGGGCGTTCCTGAGACCGGTGGGGCCGATGGTGTGTTCGTTGAACAGGTTGCGCCGCAGCAAGTTCTGCTCGATCTCCTCGGCCAGGTTGCAGACCCGCGGGCGCGTCGCGGACAGCGACACTGCCTGGCCGGCGTCCTCGCTGCCGGGATGGCGGCCACGCTGGCCGGGGCCTGCTCGTTCGCCGCGATGGCGCAGTGGGCCGCCGACACCGAACTGGATCTGCTGGCCCGGCTGGGTCTGCGCCGGTGCCCCTGCGAAGCCATGTTCCGGCGGGCCGTGACTATGGTGGACCCGGACGAGCTGGATCTGTTATTGGGTAGCTGGTTTCACACATCGACCATGCTGGTGAACGGACGTCGGGTGATCGCGATCGACGGCAAGACCGTGCGCGGCGCCCGCACCCGGGACGCTGCCGCCCCGCACCTGGTCGCCGCGTTCGATCATGGCAGTGGCACGTTCCTGGGGCAGATCGCTGTCGCGGCCAAGAGCAACGAGATCCCGGCCGCCCGTGACCTGCTCACCATCCTGGACCAGGCACAGATGCTGGCCGACTCGGTCCTCACGCTCGACGCCATGCACACCCAGATCGAGACCGCGCAAGCTATCATCGCCGCTAAAGCAGACTACGTCCTGACCGTCACAGGGAACCAGAAGTCTCTTTACCTGGCCTGCAAACGAATGCCCTGAAACCATATTCCGACCCACAGCGGCATCGAGAACGGTCACGGCCGGCGAGTTCACCGCGCCATCAAGATCACGACCGCGCCTGCCTGGATCCAGTTCCCCGGAGCCTGCCAGATCGCGAAGGTCCGCCGCACAGTCACCCGGCCCCACCCAAAAGGCCCGGCAGGACGAAGAAGACGATCTGAAGCGCCCTGGATCTGATGGAGGCTCGGTTCAAGCAACCTCGGGGGTTGAGGCTGCTTCTGTGATGGTGTCACGGTAATGCTGTTCGAACTCGACCGGTGGCAGGTAGCCGATCGAGGAGTGCAGTCGGCTGGTGTTGAACCAGTGGATCCAGGCCGCGGTCTCCCGCTCGACTTCGGCCCGGCCGCTCCAGGACCGCTGCCGGTCGATGAGCTCAGTCTTGAACAACCCGATGGTCGATTCCATGAGCGCGTTGTCCAGTGCATCACCGACCGATCCGATCGAGCCGGCGATCCCGGCCTCAGTGAGGGCCTCGGTCAGAGCCAGCGACGTATATTGACTTCCCGCATCGCTGTGATGCACCAAACCTGTTGCCGTGAAACGAGTATTGGCCCGCCGTCGGGTGAACAGTGCCTGCTCCAGGGCTGAGAGAACCAGCGGTGTGGTCTTGGTAGTAGAAACTCGCCAACCGAGGATCCGGCGGGAGAACACGTCGGTCACGAACGACACGTAAACGAACCCGGCCAGCGTCCAGACATAGGTAAAATCTGCTACCCACCCTTGATCTGGAGCCGTGGGAGCATCCCAGCGCCGATCCACCAGATCTGGATGGCGGGGCGCCTTCTCATCGCGTTGGGTGGTCACGGTCTGGTGCTTGCCGCGGCGGATGCCGTCGATCCCGGCCATGCGCATCAGCCGGGCCACCTGATCTCTTCCCAAGTCACGGCCGAGGCGGTGGTCGGCCCGGCGCAGGGCGTGCCAGCATGTGCGGGTGCCGTCAACACCGCGGTTGCCGCGATGCAGATCGATCAGCGTGTTGGCCGCGTAGGCGTCCTCGATCTCGGCGGCCGTGGCGGGCCGGGTGCGGCGGGCGTAGTAGGTGCTCGGGGCGATCGTGACGCCGTGCTGGCTCAGCAGGCGGCAGATCGGCTCGACCCCGAACCGGTCTTTGTGCTCGTCGATGTAGGCCAGGACTACTTGAAGCGGCGGTCGAGCTCCCCCGCCGCGAAAAACGCCGAAGCGGTCTTGAGGATCTCGTTCGCCCGTTTCAGCTCTGCATTCTCCCGCCGCAACGCGGCCAGTTCCTCACTCACCTCGGTCGGTGTTCCAGGTCGCTGACCTGCATCGACCTCGTCCCTCTCAACCCAGTTCCGCAACGTCGCAGGGTTGATGCCCAACAACTCACCCACATGCCGGCGGGCA includes these proteins:
- a CDS encoding TetR/AcrR family transcriptional regulator is translated as MASTTPRTRRRPALERVVKTADHLFYTNGIHATGVDTIAEAANVSKASMYTYFRTKDDLVGAYVAGRSLAWQEHVTKQLDASGASPMEKILMVFDLLGQWFTTEDFNGCPFINAEAESTKDSPAHTVNLSHRSWVRSLFADLARQVGVDDAVATSIRLAMLYDGAMVGAHAEPSIAWAAEARLAAAQLLQ
- a CDS encoding enoyl-CoA hydratase/isomerase family protein, with the protein product MTTPAYFDKYENLAFERGDDGVLVLRFHTNGGPLTFTGQTHEDLPQALEDISLDRDNKALVITGTGEHFMKDIDGPSLGEIFKPAAWEKTRVEGRKVLERLLDLPMPVIGVANGTATIHSEYLLLADVHIASEKATYGDFPHPAFGITAGDGLHVVWEEIAGTQRAKYLLWTGENIDAQTALQWGVVNEVVEHDRALERGLEIARKLAAKPALYRSLQKQTLNLNLRRRLTQDVPFGMALEGLTAADLAYQQQN
- a CDS encoding transposase family protein, which translates into the protein MTTFADTAYIGAGATIRAPFRRVRRDPGSRLFVRRELPTGQKAVNTSISQMRAPGERANAELKNWRILQKIRSSPAHATCLVNAVQVLILNS
- a CDS encoding glycoside hydrolase family 76 protein, translating into MVHWRRIAAVGAAVAVTAGVLTQTGIGVSSAAEPGICNQQCDGLDAARTAKDRTPVTSTLYGRTFTVHIDDTTSMGWATLATGKAGDQVWLDRSFDGGRTWGSGSRLGATSIAANATSTRTTMFNVDDWAARGVGALRACGKAGDRTEITCTAWTRSTWNAGNRRTAAATNLMMSYDQSTGLFDKNAWWTSANALTALIDNIRTTKMASYRYAIANTYDRQVNAYDGQFRNEFLDDTGWWGLAWIAAYDLTGEQRYLDTARADAEHMHRYWDTTCGGGIWWKTDRKNKVAIANSLYIQLNAALAQRVPGDTTYRARASAGWSWFRGTGMLTSGNIVIDGIDLKTCKGASGPLTYNSGVLMNALVQLNKATGNADALATAQRIGDASTTSTALNKDGILREPGEGESCTGDQPSWKGSYLRGLGVLNQATSGRYNAYLTRQADTAYAKDRNSLDAYGIHLAGPFVPSAHACQHTALDLLNAAP
- a CDS encoding BBE domain-containing protein, which codes for MRHGPGHRLRYRHRRSRTGSGRGRYDRRVTIKQHHDPENLFRANHNIAAAG
- a CDS encoding ISAs1 family transposase, with translation MFVEQVAPQQVLLDLLGQVADPRARRGQRHCLAGVLAAGMAATLAGACSFAAMAQWAADTELDLLARLGLRRCPCEAMFRRAVTMVDPDELDLLLGSWFHTSTMLVNGRRVIAIDGKTVRGARTRDAAAPHLVAAFDHGSGTFLGQIAVAAKSNEIPAARDLLTILDQAQMLADSVLTLDAMHTQIETAQAIIAAKADYVLTVTGNQKSLYLACKRMP
- a CDS encoding IS3 family transposase (programmed frameshift); amino-acid sequence: MAAPRKYDDETRARAVRMVQDRVREHKDSQVGARRHVGELLGINPATLRNWVERDEVDAGQRPGTPTEVSEELAALRRENAELKRANEILKTASAFFAGGGARPPLQVVLAYIDEHKDRFGVEPICRLLSQHGVTIAPSTYYARRTRPATAAEIEDAYAANTLIDLHRGNRGVDGTRTCWHALRRADHRLGRDLGRDQVARLMRMAGIDGIRRGKHQTVTTQRDEKAPRHPDLVDRRWDAPTAPDQGWVADFTYVWTLAGFVYVSFVTDVFSRRILGWRVSTTKTTPLVLSALEQALFTRRRANTRFTATGLVHHSDAGSQYTSLALTEALTEAGIAGSIGSVGDALDNALMESTIGLFKTELIDRQRSWSGRAEVERETAAWIHWFNTSRLHSSIGYLPPVEFEQHYRDTITEAASTPEVA